One Halostagnicola kamekurae DNA segment encodes these proteins:
- a CDS encoding helix-turn-helix transcriptional regulator, translating to MTRSLLVGLLVLVLVLGTLSGSALASEAVTSTPSSDIAPAVDEQPTEPSIEPAGTSQEFDDVTFEITIHENGSATWTFQYERVLENESNVETNESENFREWADDFESGETELYESFQYQAESLTESGAERSGRDASATNFHREAYVEQAGINNMGNETGVVEMSFVWNGFAEVERDGTVRAGDVFDEWPLLENQLLTVSADDPLVFQSVHEGGEYNGETLANANSVTWSGQMKFLPGEPHIVLENTERSSATGPAGVLDWLGSSGTGSLLILALIIAGLIGAGTLARSRDMTRSDESTAEADSSRSEGAPTATQSDANEVQEAALLTDEDRVVSMIEDNGGRMKQVDIVEETGWSKSKVSMLLSEMEDEGTISKLRVGRENIISLEGHEPEATKSPFDE from the coding sequence ATGACGCGGTCGCTCCTGGTTGGACTTCTCGTCCTCGTCCTCGTCCTCGGGACTCTTAGTGGCTCGGCGCTTGCGAGTGAGGCGGTCACTTCGACGCCGAGCAGCGACATCGCTCCGGCGGTCGACGAACAGCCGACCGAACCCAGCATCGAACCGGCTGGGACGAGTCAGGAGTTCGATGACGTCACGTTCGAGATAACGATCCACGAGAACGGAAGCGCCACCTGGACGTTCCAGTACGAACGCGTCCTCGAAAACGAGAGCAACGTAGAGACCAACGAGTCTGAGAATTTCCGAGAGTGGGCCGACGACTTCGAATCAGGGGAGACCGAACTCTACGAGAGCTTTCAATACCAGGCCGAGAGCCTGACCGAGTCGGGCGCCGAACGCTCAGGACGAGACGCATCGGCGACCAACTTCCATCGAGAGGCCTACGTCGAACAGGCAGGCATCAACAATATGGGCAACGAAACCGGCGTCGTAGAGATGTCGTTCGTCTGGAACGGGTTCGCGGAGGTCGAACGGGACGGCACAGTTCGCGCCGGAGACGTGTTCGACGAGTGGCCCCTCCTCGAGAACCAGCTCCTTACCGTCTCGGCCGACGACCCGCTCGTGTTCCAGTCGGTCCACGAAGGGGGCGAATACAACGGCGAAACGCTCGCTAACGCAAACAGCGTTACCTGGTCAGGCCAAATGAAGTTCCTCCCCGGCGAGCCACATATCGTCCTCGAGAACACCGAGCGCTCGAGTGCGACGGGGCCGGCCGGCGTGCTAGACTGGTTGGGATCGAGCGGGACCGGTTCGCTGCTGATACTCGCCTTGATTATCGCCGGACTGATCGGAGCGGGGACGCTCGCTCGATCGCGGGATATGACCCGTTCCGACGAGTCTACAGCCGAGGCCGACTCGAGTCGGTCGGAGGGAGCGCCGACGGCCACACAATCCGATGCGAACGAGGTTCAGGAGGCGGCGCTTTTGACCGACGAGGATCGCGTCGTCTCGATGATCGAGGACAACGGCGGGCGAATGAAACAGGTCGATATCGTCGAGGAAACTGGCTGGTCGAAATCGAAAGTTAGCATGCTCCTCTCGGAGATGGAAGACGAGGGAACGATCAGCAAACTCCGCGTCGGCCGCGAGAACATCATCAGCCTCGAGGGCCACGAACCCGAGGCGACGAAATCCCCGTTCGACGAGTAG
- a CDS encoding MBL fold metallo-hydrolase yields MIENLAEDVHAFTSNVFLVTGDRTVLVDAGANFDVVSEIEAHVDDIDAVVLTHTHKDHVANLEAVKDAFDVEAWGFDTSVEGVDNEIADEETVVLGDHEYVAMHTPGHKDDHLCLYAREPGVLFAGDLIFEHGSYGRTDLPEGDHQELVLSIHDVLDMIEKDLQVMYAGHGQRVATNPYGSVDLSAQEALNDAEDPPQS; encoded by the coding sequence ATGATCGAGAACCTCGCCGAAGACGTTCACGCGTTCACGAGCAACGTATTCCTGGTGACCGGCGACCGGACCGTGTTGGTCGACGCGGGTGCGAACTTCGACGTCGTCTCCGAGATCGAGGCTCACGTCGACGACATCGACGCCGTCGTCCTCACACACACGCACAAAGACCACGTCGCGAACCTCGAGGCAGTGAAGGATGCCTTCGACGTCGAAGCATGGGGATTCGATACGTCGGTCGAGGGCGTCGACAACGAAATCGCGGACGAGGAGACCGTCGTCCTCGGCGATCACGAGTACGTCGCGATGCACACGCCGGGACACAAGGACGACCACCTCTGTCTGTACGCCCGCGAACCCGGCGTTCTCTTCGCCGGCGATCTGATCTTCGAGCACGGAAGCTACGGCCGGACCGATCTCCCCGAGGGAGACCACCAGGAGCTCGTTCTGAGCATCCACGACGTCCTCGATATGATCGAGAAGGACTTGCAGGTCATGTACGCGGGACACGGCCAGCGCGTGGCGACGAACCCTTACGGCTCCGTAGACCTGTCGGCACAGGAGGCGCTCAACGACGCCGAGGACCCACCGCAGAGTTAG
- a CDS encoding ATPase: protein MNVLVAGGDRVDAGKTTFSMGLLERTGALGYKPRAANDYWFDHDDCLEALSQGRLYGKDAAKLSGAERAERAPEAINPVHRLWQPSADDSAGMLGRRDREFVVDRVAHPDGDEPLYVHNGTVEVPELVAESLPLEDAVTVDSLAELNDLMEGEYLPAFRALSEEIAATELAVVESYGDVARPLESLVEDTVSAAVVVEPGRVRIYDGGRFCRACSVAGSSSGAGTLETRVPDVVDSIEPIATASLPPLSGEDRTDPTAVAEAYESAYAALLEAV, encoded by the coding sequence GTGAACGTTCTCGTCGCCGGCGGGGACCGCGTCGACGCCGGCAAGACCACGTTCTCGATGGGGCTGCTCGAGCGAACCGGTGCGCTCGGGTACAAACCGCGCGCGGCGAACGACTACTGGTTCGACCACGACGACTGTCTCGAGGCGCTTTCCCAGGGACGACTCTACGGCAAGGACGCGGCGAAGCTTTCCGGCGCGGAGCGAGCCGAGAGGGCTCCGGAGGCGATCAACCCGGTCCACAGGCTCTGGCAGCCCTCGGCCGACGACTCGGCCGGCATGTTGGGCCGTCGCGACCGCGAATTCGTCGTCGATCGGGTTGCTCACCCCGACGGCGACGAGCCGCTGTACGTTCACAACGGAACCGTCGAAGTTCCGGAACTCGTCGCGGAATCGCTGCCGCTCGAGGACGCGGTGACAGTCGACTCGCTCGCGGAGTTGAACGATCTGATGGAAGGGGAGTATCTCCCGGCGTTTCGTGCGCTCTCGGAGGAGATCGCGGCAACCGAGTTGGCCGTCGTCGAATCTTACGGCGACGTCGCTCGTCCGCTCGAGTCCTTAGTGGAGGACACGGTCTCGGCGGCCGTGGTCGTCGAACCGGGACGCGTCCGGATCTACGACGGCGGTCGATTCTGTCGGGCCTGTTCGGTTGCCGGCTCGAGTTCGGGCGCTGGAACGCTCGAAACGCGGGTTCCAGACGTCGTCGATTCGATCGAGCCGATCGCGACGGCGTCGTTACCGCCGCTTTCCGGCGAGGATCGCACCGATCCGACGGCCGTCGCCGAGGCCTACGAGTCCGCGTATGCGGCGCTGCTCGAGGCGGTCTAA
- a CDS encoding DUF5827 family protein yields the protein MPVPKSEFDSLPPCDFYTPAELLETDRMYTVYEIARLLQGLEPDADIDRETEDILLDWAIPWVMTNADDLVVAEPRDEDEPGYYGLKE from the coding sequence ATGCCCGTTCCGAAATCCGAATTCGACAGCTTGCCACCGTGTGATTTCTACACGCCGGCCGAACTGCTCGAGACGGACCGGATGTACACCGTCTACGAGATCGCCCGACTCCTACAGGGACTCGAGCCGGACGCGGACATCGATCGGGAGACCGAGGACATCCTGCTCGACTGGGCGATTCCGTGGGTGATGACTAACGCAGACGATCTCGTGGTCGCCGAACCGCGCGACGAGGACGAGCCGGGCTACTACGGACTGAAAGAGTGA
- the sod gene encoding superoxide dismutase, translated as MTDHELPPLPYDYDALEPALSEQVLTWHHDTHHQGYVNGLNSAEETLAENRENGDFDSTPGALSNVTHNGCGHYLHTLFWENMAPDGGGEPSGDLADRIEEDFGSYEAWKGEFEAAAGAAGGWALLVYDPVSKQLRNIAVDKHDQGALWGSHPILALDVWEHSYYYDYGPDRGSFIDSFFDVVNWDKAAEEYQTCLDHFE; from the coding sequence ATGACTGATCACGAACTTCCACCGCTTCCGTACGATTACGACGCGTTAGAACCGGCACTCTCCGAGCAGGTGCTTACGTGGCACCACGACACCCACCACCAGGGATACGTCAACGGCCTCAACAGCGCCGAGGAAACCCTCGCCGAGAACCGCGAGAACGGCGACTTCGATTCGACGCCCGGTGCGCTCAGCAACGTCACGCACAACGGCTGTGGCCACTATCTCCACACGCTGTTCTGGGAGAACATGGCCCCCGACGGCGGCGGCGAGCCCTCGGGCGACCTCGCCGACCGCATCGAAGAAGACTTCGGCTCCTACGAGGCCTGGAAAGGCGAGTTCGAAGCGGCGGCGGGTGCCGCAGGCGGCTGGGCGCTGCTGGTATACGACCCGGTCTCGAAACAGCTTCGCAACATCGCCGTTGACAAGCACGATCAGGGCGCGCTCTGGGGATCGCACCCGATTCTCGCACTCGACGTCTGGGAACACTCCTACTACTACGACTACGGCCCAGACCGCGGAAGCTTCATCGACAGCTTCTTCGACGTCGTCAACTGGGACAAAGCGGCCGAGGAGTACCAGACCTGCCTCGACCACTTCGAATAG
- a CDS encoding DUF7344 domain-containing protein — MGKTERESTAMRATSSPSLDLVFNLLSVRRRRYALYYLAEQTDGITTFDKLVDDVLAREAGSENRDEHRQQIQTSLQHVHLPRLEDAGILEYDARSDTVRYWQQPTLEEWLEHARHKEFID; from the coding sequence ATGGGTAAAACAGAGCGTGAATCAACAGCGATGCGAGCGACATCGTCTCCGTCGCTCGATCTGGTGTTCAACCTGCTTTCGGTCCGCAGGCGACGATACGCGCTGTACTATCTCGCAGAGCAAACCGATGGCATCACGACGTTCGACAAACTCGTCGACGACGTACTCGCTCGAGAGGCAGGTTCCGAAAACCGGGACGAACACAGACAGCAGATCCAGACCTCTTTACAGCACGTTCATCTACCTCGCCTCGAGGACGCGGGGATTTTAGAGTACGATGCCCGGAGCGATACTGTTCGCTACTGGCAACAGCCGACGCTCGAGGAGTGGCTCGAACACGCACGGCACAAGGAATTTATCGACTAA
- the ndk gene encoding nucleoside-diphosphate kinase, whose protein sequence is MSDHERTFVMVKPDAFARGLVGNVVSRLEDRGLKLVGIKVINMPEERAEEHYAEHTDKPFFDDLIEFITAGPVVPMVWEGQDATRQVRQMIGDTDPLEADPGTIRGDFALDLGRNVVHAADHEDEGANEREIAIHFDDEELIDYDQHDANWLYE, encoded by the coding sequence ATGAGCGACCACGAACGCACCTTCGTGATGGTCAAGCCGGACGCGTTCGCTCGAGGCCTCGTCGGCAACGTCGTCTCCCGACTCGAGGACCGCGGTCTCAAACTCGTCGGGATCAAGGTCATCAACATGCCCGAAGAGCGCGCCGAAGAACACTACGCCGAGCACACGGACAAGCCGTTTTTCGACGATCTCATCGAATTCATCACGGCCGGTCCGGTCGTCCCGATGGTCTGGGAAGGCCAGGACGCGACGCGACAGGTCCGCCAGATGATCGGCGATACGGATCCGCTCGAAGCTGACCCGGGTACCATTCGCGGTGACTTCGCACTCGACCTCGGCCGGAACGTCGTTCACGCGGCCGACCACGAGGACGAGGGCGCGAACGAACGCGAGATCGCGATCCACTTCGACGACGAAGAACTGATCGATTACGATCAGCACGACGCGAACTGGCTCTACGAGTAA
- a CDS encoding 50S ribosomal protein L24e has protein sequence MVEKRTCDYTGEEIEPGTGIMYVRNDGSVLHFVDSKAEKNYKLGREPRDLEWTEEGRSGKGSAQPETTTEDSETTADDEAPFDDEFEEAEVVDEDDTESDDSDTDSDEESLEDDADAEDDEDDQ, from the coding sequence ATGGTCGAGAAACGAACCTGCGATTACACCGGCGAAGAGATCGAGCCCGGAACGGGCATCATGTACGTTCGCAACGACGGCAGCGTACTCCACTTCGTCGACTCGAAAGCGGAGAAAAATTACAAGCTCGGTCGCGAACCGCGCGACCTCGAGTGGACGGAGGAAGGCCGAAGCGGGAAGGGGTCTGCCCAACCCGAGACGACCACCGAGGACTCCGAGACGACCGCGGACGACGAAGCGCCCTTCGACGACGAATTCGAGGAAGCCGAAGTCGTCGACGAGGACGATACCGAGTCAGACGATTCGGATACGGACTCCGACGAGGAGTCCCTCGAAGACGACGCGGACGCTGAAGACGACGAGGACGACCAATGA
- a CDS encoding 30S ribosomal protein S28e, with amino-acid sequence MSAEEGESGSTPAEVIEVVGKTGMHGEAMQVKCRIKEGENQGRIITRNCLGPVREGDVLQLRETAREADSIGGQ; translated from the coding sequence ATGAGTGCTGAAGAGGGAGAAAGCGGCTCGACGCCCGCCGAAGTTATCGAAGTCGTCGGCAAGACCGGAATGCATGGCGAGGCCATGCAGGTCAAGTGCCGAATCAAGGAGGGCGAGAATCAAGGTCGCATCATCACCCGAAACTGCCTCGGACCGGTCCGCGAAGGAGACGTACTCCAGCTCCGCGAGACCGCCCGCGAGGCCGACTCGATTGGAGGACAGTAA
- the rpl7ae gene encoding 50S ribosomal protein L7Ae — MAVYVTTEIPADLADDALEALEVARDTGRVKKGTNETTKAIERGNADLVYVAEDVSPEEIVMHLPELAEEKGIPVVFVETQDDVGHAAGLEVGSAAAAIVDAGEAGDDVEDIAGKIEDLD; from the coding sequence ATGGCAGTCTACGTAACAACAGAAATCCCAGCCGACCTCGCAGACGACGCCCTCGAGGCGCTCGAGGTCGCACGAGACACAGGCCGTGTAAAGAAAGGAACGAACGAAACCACCAAAGCGATCGAGCGCGGCAACGCCGACCTCGTCTACGTCGCGGAGGACGTCAGCCCCGAAGAGATCGTGATGCATCTCCCGGAACTCGCAGAGGAGAAGGGCATTCCCGTCGTCTTCGTCGAAACCCAGGACGACGTCGGACACGCCGCCGGCCTCGAGGTCGGCTCGGCCGCTGCGGCGATCGTCGACGCCGGCGAGGCCGGAGACGACGTCGAGGACATCGCCGGGAAGATCGAGGATCTGGACTGA
- the tmcA gene encoding tRNA(Met) cytidine acetyltransferase TmcA, with the protein MDLVSLALALRREAAATNERRALVIAGERERGYDLLESVLDALSVGITETTLVGPDDRLRCEQVEQTGADELLGTTRELLVLDAHADLQPNALGMVVGAVDGGGLLVLLTPPLEEWPDRRGRFSESMAVPPASLADVTGRFVGRVAETLRAHRGIAIVDADSETIVDDGLVEPAPLQLRTSEPATPLERRASTESPMRFPTAAYEACLTGDQADAVAAMESLFEPDRAVVLEANRGRGKSSAAGIAAGCFALEGSDVLVTAPAARNATELFARTREIIDSLEREQPDSEPAVDATRDGLDVRTSAGGRVRFRDPDAAVRTIRTGGECSDRAAALDPDIVIVDEAAALPVSTLEGFLETDRVAFATTIHGYEGAGRGFSVRFRDRLEEASHEVVNRSMTDPIRYAAGDPLEVWSFRALGLDARPPVAPLVDDATPDRARYRALEPSALLADESLLREAFGLLVQAHYRTEPNDLARLLDAPNLTARALTVEGHVVSVALLASEGGLARETRAEMYEGGRVRGNLLPDVLASQLRDEDAGEPSGLRVVRIATHHAARSRGLGSALLERIREEFGEEVDWLGTAFGATPGLLEFWGDNGFGAVHVSTTKNAASGEHSTFMLAPTSERGRELADRHAARFIRRLPAFVSDSLADVDPDVIRAVLRTVDASPSLALSDHEWRVVAGAAYGPGRFDVDPGPFREVVCRGLVGDSTPTDLAAADERLLVARVLQGRAWESVAELLEYHSAGQCRRALGDALVPLVEAYGTDPALEVRDRFS; encoded by the coding sequence ATGGATCTCGTCTCTCTCGCTCTCGCCCTCCGTCGGGAGGCCGCTGCGACGAACGAGCGCCGGGCGCTCGTCATCGCCGGTGAGCGCGAGCGAGGCTACGACCTGCTCGAGTCGGTGCTCGACGCGCTGTCGGTGGGGATCACCGAGACGACCCTCGTCGGTCCCGACGACCGACTCCGGTGCGAACAGGTCGAGCAGACGGGCGCGGACGAGCTCCTCGGGACGACCCGCGAGCTGCTCGTCCTCGACGCGCACGCGGACCTCCAGCCGAACGCGCTCGGAATGGTCGTCGGTGCCGTAGACGGGGGCGGACTGTTGGTCCTGCTCACCCCGCCGCTCGAGGAGTGGCCGGATCGACGGGGCCGGTTTTCGGAGTCGATGGCCGTACCGCCCGCCTCGCTCGCGGACGTGACCGGCCGGTTCGTCGGCCGGGTGGCCGAGACGCTTCGGGCCCACCGAGGTATCGCGATCGTCGATGCGGATAGCGAGACGATCGTCGACGACGGTCTCGTCGAGCCGGCACCGCTCCAGCTAAGGACCTCGGAGCCAGCCACGCCACTCGAGCGCCGAGCGAGCACGGAGTCGCCGATGCGCTTTCCGACCGCCGCCTACGAGGCCTGCCTGACCGGCGACCAGGCCGATGCGGTTGCCGCCATGGAGTCGCTGTTCGAACCCGATCGGGCCGTCGTCCTCGAGGCGAACCGCGGCCGGGGAAAATCCAGCGCGGCGGGGATCGCCGCCGGGTGTTTCGCGCTCGAGGGTTCCGACGTGCTCGTCACCGCACCGGCCGCCAGAAACGCGACGGAACTGTTCGCTCGCACGCGGGAGATCATCGACTCGCTCGAGCGTGAGCAACCGGACTCCGAACCGGCAGTCGACGCGACTCGAGACGGGCTCGACGTTCGAACGAGCGCGGGCGGCCGAGTGCGGTTCCGCGATCCGGACGCCGCCGTCCGGACGATACGTACCGGCGGCGAGTGCTCGGATCGAGCGGCGGCATTGGACCCTGACATCGTCATCGTGGACGAAGCGGCCGCGCTGCCGGTGTCGACCCTCGAGGGGTTTCTCGAGACCGACCGCGTCGCCTTCGCGACCACGATACACGGCTACGAAGGCGCGGGACGGGGCTTTTCGGTTCGCTTCCGGGACCGACTCGAGGAGGCCAGTCACGAGGTGGTCAACCGATCGATGACCGATCCGATCCGCTACGCCGCCGGCGACCCGCTCGAGGTCTGGTCGTTTCGCGCGCTCGGCCTCGACGCCCGACCGCCGGTCGCACCGCTCGTCGACGACGCGACGCCGGATCGCGCGCGATATCGGGCGCTCGAGCCGTCGGCGCTGTTGGCCGACGAATCCCTGCTTCGGGAGGCGTTCGGACTCCTCGTGCAGGCCCACTATCGCACGGAGCCGAACGATCTGGCTCGCTTGCTCGACGCGCCGAACCTCACGGCGCGGGCGCTGACAGTCGAGGGCCACGTCGTCAGCGTCGCCCTGCTCGCAAGCGAGGGCGGGCTCGCACGCGAGACTCGAGCGGAGATGTACGAGGGGGGCCGGGTTCGCGGCAACCTTCTCCCGGACGTTCTCGCCAGCCAACTCCGCGACGAAGACGCTGGCGAACCGTCCGGACTCCGGGTGGTTCGCATCGCGACCCACCACGCCGCGCGTTCGCGCGGACTCGGCTCGGCGCTCCTCGAGCGGATTCGCGAGGAATTTGGCGAGGAAGTCGACTGGCTCGGAACCGCCTTCGGTGCGACCCCGGGCCTGCTCGAGTTCTGGGGCGACAACGGATTCGGGGCGGTCCACGTTTCGACGACGAAAAACGCCGCGAGCGGCGAGCACTCGACGTTCATGCTCGCGCCGACGAGCGAGCGCGGGCGCGAACTCGCTGACAGACACGCAGCCCGGTTCATCCGTCGCCTGCCGGCGTTCGTCTCGGATTCGCTCGCCGACGTCGACCCGGACGTGATCCGGGCCGTCCTCCGGACGGTCGACGCATCGCCGTCGCTCGCGCTCTCCGACCACGAGTGGCGAGTCGTCGCCGGAGCCGCGTACGGGCCGGGCCGGTTCGACGTCGATCCCGGCCCGTTTCGCGAGGTCGTCTGTCGCGGCCTCGTGGGGGATTCGACGCCGACGGATCTCGCTGCGGCGGACGAGCGGCTTCTCGTCGCCCGCGTCTTGCAGGGCCGAGCGTGGGAATCGGTCGCCGAACTGCTCGAGTACCACTCTGCGGGCCAGTGTCGACGGGCGCTCGGGGACGCGTTGGTCCCACTCGTCGAAGCGTACGGAACCGACCCCGCACTCGAGGTACGCGACCGATTCAGCTAA